A window of the Methanoculleus horonobensis genome harbors these coding sequences:
- a CDS encoding peptidase S9, giving the protein MNRKAICIVLLLITCTLPAAAAPVVQLTNDSAFNSYPFWSPDGDRIAFVSSDGVHVGIRVMERDGRNPVPVTDNRSWNLFTEFDLWSPDGKKLLFLSDDGGGLDLWTMNPDGTGKVRLTEGGRIVPIPGLSGYGADWSADGRRIVYTSCLFDDAAIQEVNLSAIRTEADIWIMDADGGNKKQLTTDGDARLPLWQPQGDRIAYLADRTGNREIWTMQSDGTGKTQVTFSEGSVSGYSWSPDGARIAYVVASPPGTLPEFSLWVIDSDGSGSEQLTTGNWDTSPVWSPDGTRIAFRSESRDQTLWVMKSDGSDLAPLGPDNPAFMMQQWSPDGRTILVSDGNDLYAIQLEDPAAPASPGFEVVSAAGALLLTVCLLRLRNQE; this is encoded by the coding sequence ATGAACCGAAAAGCGATATGTATCGTCCTGCTGCTGATCACATGCACTCTCCCGGCAGCGGCTGCACCCGTCGTCCAGCTAACAAACGATTCGGCATTCAATTCGTATCCTTTCTGGTCGCCGGACGGGGATAGGATCGCCTTCGTCTCATCCGACGGAGTCCATGTCGGCATCCGGGTGATGGAGCGCGACGGCCGAAACCCGGTACCGGTGACGGACAACCGTTCGTGGAATCTCTTCACCGAGTTCGATCTCTGGTCGCCGGACGGGAAGAAACTCCTCTTCCTCTCCGACGACGGAGGAGGGCTCGACCTCTGGACGATGAACCCGGACGGGACCGGGAAGGTGCGCCTGACCGAAGGCGGCCGCATCGTCCCCATTCCGGGGCTATCCGGCTACGGGGCGGACTGGAGCGCCGATGGGAGGCGGATCGTCTATACCTCCTGCCTCTTCGATGATGCAGCCATCCAGGAAGTGAACCTCTCGGCCATCCGCACGGAAGCGGACATCTGGATCATGGACGCGGACGGCGGCAACAAGAAGCAGCTGACGACCGATGGAGATGCGCGTTTGCCCCTGTGGCAGCCGCAGGGGGACAGGATCGCATACCTCGCAGACAGAACCGGGAACCGGGAGATCTGGACCATGCAGAGCGACGGAACGGGCAAGACACAGGTGACGTTCAGCGAGGGGAGCGTATCCGGGTATTCCTGGTCCCCGGACGGTGCCAGGATCGCCTACGTCGTCGCGTCACCGCCGGGGACATTGCCGGAGTTCTCTCTCTGGGTTATCGATAGCGACGGATCGGGTTCGGAGCAATTGACAACCGGAAACTGGGACACATCACCGGTCTGGTCGCCGGACGGTACCAGGATCGCCTTCCGGTCGGAATCGCGGGACCAGACGCTCTGGGTGATGAAGAGCGACGGATCGGACCTCGCACCCCTCGGCCCCGATAACCCGGCATTCATGATGCAGCAGTGGTCTCCCGATGGCAGGACGATCCTCGTGAGCGATGGAAACGACCTGTATGCGATCCAGCTCGAAGATCCAGCGGCACCCGCATCGCCGGGATTTGAGGTAGTTTCTGCAGCGGGTGCACTGCTTCTCACGGTATGTCTGCTCAGACTGCGAAACCAGGAATGA
- the corA gene encoding magnesium/cobalt transporter CorA gives MQPAKTCGRLSIRVIDYTQDRIEEHECIELTEAWSWIGRETVTWIDVVGVPERDELVTLGKQAGIHPLTMGDITAPDQRPKVEEFGSYVAVIARMLSERDGRVASEQVSLIFGENYVITFREQPFQVFEQVRERLRNELSVIRGTGPDFLAYTLLDAIVTVYLAILDAVDDRVEDLQGRVLAVADPLALKQIYELKEDLLTIRRAAVPAREVLGALASRELSLVRKETIPYFRDIYDRCIQAAEVAEYTRDTLSGVMDLHTSNQNNRLAEITTILTIVASIFIPLSFITGFYGMNLRDIPLEDSPLGYPLVLLLMVGVAFAMLLYFRKKEWI, from the coding sequence ATGCAGCCGGCAAAAACCTGTGGGAGACTCTCGATCAGAGTGATTGACTACACGCAGGACCGCATCGAGGAGCACGAGTGCATCGAACTCACCGAGGCCTGGTCGTGGATCGGCCGGGAGACGGTCACCTGGATCGACGTCGTCGGGGTGCCGGAGCGCGACGAACTCGTGACCCTCGGCAAACAGGCGGGAATCCACCCGCTCACGATGGGGGATATCACGGCCCCCGACCAGCGGCCGAAGGTGGAGGAGTTCGGGAGCTACGTCGCCGTCATCGCGAGGATGCTCTCGGAGAGAGACGGCAGGGTTGCAAGCGAGCAGGTCAGCCTGATCTTCGGGGAGAACTACGTCATAACGTTCCGGGAGCAGCCTTTCCAGGTCTTCGAACAGGTCCGGGAACGGCTCAGGAACGAGCTGAGCGTCATCCGGGGCACGGGGCCGGACTTCCTCGCGTACACGCTCCTCGACGCCATCGTGACCGTCTACCTCGCCATCCTCGACGCGGTCGACGACCGGGTGGAAGATCTCCAGGGCAGGGTTCTGGCCGTCGCGGATCCGCTTGCCTTAAAGCAGATCTACGAACTCAAAGAAGATCTCCTGACCATCCGGAGAGCTGCCGTGCCGGCACGCGAGGTTCTCGGGGCGCTCGCAAGCCGGGAGTTGAGCCTTGTCCGGAAGGAGACGATCCCGTACTTCCGGGATATATACGACCGGTGCATCCAGGCGGCAGAGGTCGCGGAGTATACCAGGGATACCCTCTCCGGCGTGATGGATCTCCACACCTCGAACCAGAACAACAGGCTCGCCGAGATCACAACGATCCTCACCATCGTCGCGAGCATCTTCATTCCTTTAAGCTTCATCACCGGGTTTTACGGGATGAATCTCAGGGACATACCGCTCGAAGACTCGCCGCTCGGGTATCCTCTCGTCCTCCTCCTCATGGTAGGCGTCGCGTTCGCGATGCTCCTTTACTTCAGGAAGAAAGAGTGGATATGA
- the gatC gene encoding Asp-tRNA(Asn)/Glu-tRNA(Gln) amidotransferase subunit GatC — protein sequence MITESDIEHIAELADIGISKDEVPEFTTQFNAILDYFEVLDTVEGESAPDAGAVNVFRDDEPRPGLSQEEALANAGSTENGFIKAPRVM from the coding sequence ATGATTACTGAGAGCGATATTGAACATATAGCAGAACTTGCGGATATCGGCATTTCAAAAGACGAGGTGCCGGAGTTCACCACCCAGTTCAACGCGATCCTCGACTACTTCGAGGTTCTCGACACCGTCGAGGGAGAAAGCGCCCCGGACGCCGGGGCTGTGAACGTATTCCGGGACGACGAGCCGCGGCCCGGTCTCTCGCAGGAAGAGGCACTCGCGAACGCAGGGTCGACCGAGAACGGGTTCATCAAGGCGCCGAGGGTGATGTGA
- a CDS encoding mechanosensitive ion channel family protein, which produces MQADRRHTEKQEEKRATLRTVAVIVISGTATALFLLAALLYPDIFLERIFYSSLTISLVYFFFLVVESLTIRRIKDERERYSFRRTVAILKILVVGVILLRVWIDTNYILVAYGIIGAGIAVALQDLFRNFVGGILIIFSNPYRIGDRIEISETIGDVIDIGILTTRMLEIHARDVKGDQATGRIVIIPNGHILSSRVFNYTVDLTFVWDEISIPITYGSDWRRAISLVLDIVREETAATAWRAEREIERVGKRYYLPKRDVEPSVYLTLTDNWITFDIRYVTDVRRKRVTKDDLSRKLLAAIEAADGIAIATENIIVYDGGPFEDA; this is translated from the coding sequence ATGCAGGCAGACCGACGACACACGGAGAAGCAGGAAGAGAAGCGTGCGACGCTGAGAACCGTCGCCGTAATCGTGATCTCCGGCACCGCCACGGCTCTCTTCCTGCTTGCAGCACTCCTCTACCCGGACATCTTCCTCGAACGCATCTTCTACTCCTCCCTCACGATCAGCCTCGTCTACTTCTTCTTCCTCGTCGTCGAGTCGCTCACCATCCGGCGCATAAAGGACGAGCGGGAGCGCTACTCGTTCCGGAGAACGGTAGCCATCTTAAAGATCCTCGTTGTCGGCGTCATCCTCCTCCGGGTCTGGATCGACACCAACTACATCCTGGTCGCCTACGGTATCATCGGTGCGGGAATCGCCGTCGCACTCCAGGATCTCTTCAGGAACTTTGTCGGGGGGATCCTGATCATCTTCTCCAACCCCTACCGAATAGGGGACCGCATCGAGATCAGCGAGACGATTGGCGACGTGATCGACATCGGGATCCTCACGACGAGGATGCTCGAGATTCACGCCCGCGACGTGAAGGGGGACCAGGCGACCGGCAGGATTGTCATTATCCCGAACGGCCACATCCTATCATCGCGGGTCTTCAATTACACAGTGGATCTCACCTTCGTCTGGGACGAGATCTCCATTCCCATCACCTATGGATCGGACTGGCGGCGGGCGATCTCCCTCGTCCTCGATATCGTCCGGGAGGAGACCGCGGCGACGGCCTGGCGGGCCGAGCGGGAGATCGAGAGGGTCGGCAAGCGCTATTACCTGCCGAAGCGGGATGTGGAGCCGTCCGTCTACCTGACCCTCACCGACAACTGGATCACCTTTGATATCCGGTACGTGACCGACGTCAGGAGAAAGCGGGTCACGAAAGACGACCTCTCCCGCAAACTCCTCGCGGCGATCGAAGCGGCCGACGGCATCGCCATCGCGACCGAGAACATCATCGTCTACGACGGCGGGCCTTTCGAAGACGCGTGA
- a CDS encoding winged helix-turn-helix domain-containing protein: MRGRRTAFEIYWEILVFCRTPQSFTGIINRCDLNSKTGQEYLRFLVEKGYIVEVAEEDRTRYLATEKAGEYTALFSSLYRKLFDAPPRFKL, from the coding sequence ATGAGGGGGCGCAGGACGGCGTTCGAGATCTACTGGGAGATCCTGGTCTTCTGCAGAACGCCGCAGTCGTTTACCGGCATCATCAACCGGTGCGACCTGAACTCGAAGACCGGGCAGGAGTATCTCCGGTTTCTCGTGGAAAAAGGGTATATCGTTGAAGTGGCGGAGGAGGACAGGACCCGTTACCTCGCCACCGAGAAGGCCGGGGAGTACACCGCGCTCTTCAGCTCGCTCTATCGAAAACTCTTCGATGCCCCTCCCCGGTTCAAGCTATGA
- the gatA gene encoding Asp-tRNA(Asn)/Glu-tRNA(Gln) amidotransferase subunit GatA, with translation MAGTLEFSPDDRYNAFITTCSRAPFTDGALAGTAVAVKDNISTKGIQTTCASKILEGYVPPYDAYVVELLRQAGAAIVGKTNMDEFGMGTTTETSAFGPTQNPADPSRVPGGSSGGSAAAVAAGLVPMALGTDTGGSIRCPAAFCGIVGLKPTYGRVSRYGLIAYANSLEQIGPMARTVEDVSKLMSVIARYDPRDSTMLDRPYDHRPSTEIKGLRVGIPEEYFGEGVDPRVGERVRDAIGVLEGLGAETVPVSIPGMQHALAAYYVICTSEASSNLARFDGVRYGPAVDTRKSWHEAYQDLRQEMFGTEVRRRIMLGTFALSAGYAGRYYAKAQVARRNIREDFERALREADVIAGPTMPTTAFRLGEKSDPLSMYLSDILTVPANLAGIPAISVPCGRVDGLPVGLQLMGRQFEDERVVDAAFAYEQEVRA, from the coding sequence GTGGCGGGAACCCTCGAATTCTCGCCGGACGACCGGTACAACGCCTTCATCACCACCTGCAGTAGAGCGCCGTTCACCGACGGGGCACTCGCCGGCACCGCCGTCGCGGTCAAGGACAATATATCCACGAAGGGCATCCAGACCACCTGCGCATCGAAGATCCTCGAAGGCTACGTCCCGCCGTATGACGCTTACGTCGTGGAACTCCTCCGGCAGGCTGGAGCCGCGATCGTCGGCAAGACCAACATGGACGAGTTCGGGATGGGCACCACCACCGAGACGAGCGCGTTCGGCCCCACCCAAAACCCAGCGGACCCGTCAAGGGTGCCCGGCGGGTCGTCCGGCGGGAGCGCCGCCGCCGTCGCCGCGGGCCTCGTCCCGATGGCACTCGGCACCGATACCGGCGGCTCGATCCGGTGCCCCGCGGCGTTCTGCGGGATCGTAGGGCTCAAACCCACCTACGGCCGGGTCTCCCGCTACGGCCTCATCGCCTACGCGAACTCCCTCGAACAGATCGGGCCGATGGCACGGACGGTCGAAGACGTATCGAAGTTGATGTCGGTGATCGCGCGCTATGACCCCCGCGACTCGACGATGCTCGACCGTCCGTACGACCACCGGCCGTCGACCGAGATCAAAGGGCTCCGGGTCGGGATACCGGAGGAGTACTTCGGCGAAGGCGTCGACCCCCGTGTAGGAGAGAGGGTCAGGGACGCCATCGGGGTTCTCGAAGGGCTCGGGGCAGAGACCGTCCCGGTGAGCATCCCCGGGATGCAGCACGCGCTCGCGGCCTACTACGTCATCTGCACGAGCGAAGCCTCCTCGAACCTCGCCCGGTTCGACGGCGTCCGCTACGGCCCGGCGGTCGATACCAGGAAGTCCTGGCACGAGGCCTATCAGGACCTGCGGCAGGAGATGTTCGGCACCGAGGTTCGGCGCCGGATCATGCTAGGAACCTTCGCCCTCTCGGCAGGCTACGCCGGCCGGTACTACGCGAAAGCGCAGGTAGCCCGCCGCAATATCAGAGAGGACTTCGAACGGGCCCTTCGGGAAGCGGACGTCATCGCCGGCCCGACGATGCCGACGACGGCCTTCCGCCTCGGCGAGAAGTCCGATCCGCTCTCGATGTACCTCTCCGACATCCTCACGGTGCCGGCGAACCTCGCCGGCATCCCGGCGATATCCGTCCCGTGCGGCAGAGTTGACGGCCTCCCGGTGGGGCTCCAGTTGATGGGACGGCAGTTCGAGGACGAGCGCGTCGTCGATGCTGCGTTTGCTTACGAGCAGGAGGTGAGGGCATGA
- a CDS encoding DUF5654 family protein: protein MSLKAEVIDKISALLAAAFGLIAALAWNGAIQELFKVIFGDQSSLVAMFVYAIVVTIVAVIAVILIGRAAGKAKREDEIAATRR, encoded by the coding sequence ATGTCACTCAAGGCTGAGGTCATCGATAAGATATCGGCTCTTCTCGCAGCTGCATTCGGCCTGATCGCCGCTCTCGCATGGAACGGAGCCATTCAGGAACTTTTCAAGGTCATATTTGGAGATCAGAGCTCGCTCGTTGCAATGTTTGTGTATGCCATCGTCGTGACGATCGTCGCGGTGATCGCGGTCATCCTGATCGGCCGCGCCGCAGGGAAGGCGAAGAGAGAGGATGAGATAGCGGCAACAAGACGGTGA
- the corA gene encoding magnesium/cobalt transporter CorA: MSPHDDQSRGSSGRITETDVSRSRPVTVTVIDYDESRLEERAYTLPGEFRLSVLHEGVTWIDVDGVHDTGVIQTVGDAVGIHPLTLEDIANTHQRPKIEDYGDYLYVAVRMLAPGDGEFHSEQVSLVLGRGYVVSFQEHPGDVFERIRERLRAGAGRLRSERADYLFYALLDAIVDGYFSVIEVFGERIEVVEEEVVAEPDRETLQAIYSLKRSLIALRRSVWPLREAVAQLERGESPLIGEPTLFYLRDVYDHVIEVAETVETYRDTMSGTLDVYLSSQSSRMNEIMKVLTVIATIFIPLTFIAGVYGMNFAYMPEISHPWGYPLALASMAAVAVAMLVYFRKKGWI; encoded by the coding sequence ATGAGCCCGCACGACGACCAGAGCCGGGGATCGAGCGGACGCATTACCGAAACGGACGTTTCCCGCTCACGACCGGTCACCGTCACGGTCATCGACTACGATGAGTCCCGCCTCGAAGAGCGAGCGTACACGCTGCCGGGGGAGTTCCGGCTCTCCGTCCTCCATGAGGGGGTCACCTGGATCGACGTCGACGGCGTCCACGATACCGGGGTGATCCAGACCGTCGGGGATGCCGTCGGGATTCACCCCCTGACCCTGGAGGATATCGCGAACACCCACCAGCGGCCGAAGATCGAGGATTACGGCGATTACCTCTACGTTGCGGTCCGGATGCTTGCTCCCGGCGACGGCGAGTTCCATAGCGAGCAGGTCAGCCTGGTTCTCGGGAGGGGTTACGTAGTATCCTTCCAGGAACATCCGGGCGACGTCTTCGAGCGTATCCGGGAGCGGCTGCGTGCGGGAGCCGGACGGCTCCGGAGCGAGAGGGCCGATTACCTCTTCTACGCCCTGCTGGACGCTATCGTCGACGGCTACTTCTCTGTGATCGAGGTCTTCGGGGAGCGTATCGAAGTGGTCGAGGAGGAGGTGGTGGCAGAACCCGACCGCGAGACCCTGCAGGCGATCTACTCCTTGAAGCGATCCCTTATAGCGCTCCGGCGGTCGGTCTGGCCGCTCCGCGAAGCGGTCGCACAACTCGAGCGGGGCGAGTCGCCCCTGATCGGGGAACCGACACTCTTCTACCTCCGGGACGTCTACGACCACGTCATAGAGGTCGCCGAGACGGTGGAGACTTACCGGGATACGATGTCCGGGACGCTCGACGTCTACCTCTCGAGCCAGAGCAGCCGGATGAACGAGATCATGAAGGTCCTCACCGTCATCGCCACCATCTTCATCCCGCTCACCTTCATCGCCGGGGTCTACGGCATGAACTTTGCCTACATGCCGGAGATCAGCCATCCCTGGGGCTACCCTCTGGCCCTCGCCTCGATGGCGGCCGTCGCGGTCGCGATGCTCGTCTACTTCAGGAAGAAAGGGTGGATCTGA
- the purB gene encoding adenylosuccinate lyase, whose protein sequence is MAIHPIDYRYGTSEMRAVWSEENRFRAIVTAEVALARAEAAHGMIPREDAETIAISAHDARLERAKEIEAEINHDMMAIVKAVTEVCGDAGRWIHYGATSNDILDTATALQVRDSLALIEEKLGKLLCVLLARSAETKTLVCAGRTHGQIGVPTTYGLRFAIWASEVSRHIERLRQMRPRVVVGQLTGAVGTQAALGDAGIEVQETMMEFLGIGAVDVSNQIIARDRYAEYFMLLANIATTLDKIGLELRLMQRSEIGELAEAFGKKQVGSSTMPHKRNPIKSEQVCGLARIVRSAVEPALQNNVLWDERDLTNSSPERVLFPEASVLADHILNVMIGVMEGLEFNKPNIRKNLMLLRGVNLAESVMIDLTRRGMNRQEAHEAMRTASMQALAEDRDLSQVLGERPEVTKFVTREELDALLDPDAYIGTAVRQVERLIEKLAPLCR, encoded by the coding sequence ATGGCAATCCATCCCATCGACTACCGGTACGGCACTTCGGAGATGCGTGCCGTCTGGAGTGAGGAGAACCGCTTCCGGGCTATCGTCACGGCCGAAGTGGCGCTGGCACGAGCGGAGGCGGCGCACGGGATGATCCCCCGCGAGGATGCGGAGACGATCGCGATCTCTGCGCATGACGCGCGCCTCGAGCGGGCGAAGGAGATCGAGGCCGAGATCAACCACGATATGATGGCGATCGTCAAGGCCGTCACCGAGGTCTGCGGCGACGCGGGCAGATGGATCCACTACGGCGCGACCTCGAACGACATCCTGGATACGGCGACCGCCCTGCAGGTCAGGGACAGCCTCGCGCTCATCGAGGAAAAACTCGGTAAACTCCTCTGCGTGCTTCTTGCCCGGAGCGCCGAGACGAAGACCCTGGTCTGCGCCGGCCGCACCCACGGGCAGATCGGCGTCCCGACGACCTACGGCCTCCGGTTCGCGATCTGGGCGAGCGAGGTCTCCCGCCACATCGAGCGGCTCCGCCAGATGCGCCCGCGGGTCGTCGTCGGGCAGCTCACCGGTGCCGTAGGCACCCAGGCGGCGCTCGGGGATGCCGGCATCGAGGTTCAGGAGACGATGATGGAGTTCCTCGGGATCGGAGCCGTGGACGTCTCGAACCAGATCATAGCGCGGGACCGCTACGCGGAGTACTTCATGCTCCTTGCAAACATCGCGACCACCCTCGACAAGATCGGGCTTGAACTCCGGCTGATGCAGCGCTCCGAGATCGGGGAACTCGCGGAAGCGTTCGGGAAGAAGCAGGTGGGCTCGAGCACCATGCCCCACAAGCGAAACCCGATCAAGAGCGAGCAGGTCTGCGGGCTTGCCCGGATCGTCCGCTCCGCGGTCGAACCGGCGCTGCAGAACAACGTCCTCTGGGACGAGCGCGACCTGACGAACTCCTCCCCCGAGCGGGTGCTCTTTCCCGAGGCGTCGGTGCTCGCCGACCATATCCTCAACGTGATGATCGGCGTGATGGAGGGCCTCGAGTTCAACAAGCCGAACATCCGGAAGAACCTGATGCTGCTCCGGGGCGTGAACCTCGCCGAGTCGGTGATGATCGACCTCACCCGGCGGGGCATGAACCGGCAGGAGGCCCACGAGGCGATGCGGACGGCGAGCATGCAGGCCCTCGCCGAGGACCGCGACCTCAGCCAGGTGCTCGGCGAGCGGCCGGAGGTCACGAAGTTCGTCACCCGCGAGGAACTCGACGCACTCCTCGACCCGGACGCCTACATCGGGACGGCCGTCCGGCAGGTGGAGCGGCTGATCGAGAAACTCGCGCCGCTCTGCCGGTGA
- a CDS encoding asparagine synthase C-terminal domain-containing protein, producing MNLKGWIERDGMRLTPADVERMLEDEPEALSRCGGEFLLTYGDCTARDAFGIMPGPVPPGTICCDGREVARIVPDPAPCTLEEAIVTAVNLRSDEGAVAFSGGVDSALVAHLARLPCVAVGLEGSHDVRRAAAAARMMELDLDIVTPTEEEVAEALARVVRVIPDPTNPLEASIATTLSFVAAWAEERGHTRILAGQGADELFGGYARYLTSPDLAAELERDFADLARQRTRDQAVAGLHGAYFSMPYLDIRVVRATRAIPAAERVRGGVRKHPLREVAEHHIPAEIARAEKKAMQYGSGIWRAMQRLARDNGYKKSVQGYLTEISRAEHDY from the coding sequence ATGAACCTGAAGGGCTGGATAGAACGTGACGGAATGCGCCTCACCCCCGCCGATGTGGAGCGGATGCTCGAAGACGAACCTGAGGCCCTTTCCCGGTGCGGCGGCGAGTTCCTGCTCACCTACGGTGACTGCACCGCCCGCGACGCCTTCGGGATCATGCCCGGCCCGGTCCCGCCCGGAACCATCTGTTGCGACGGACGGGAGGTGGCCCGGATAGTCCCCGATCCGGCGCCCTGCACCCTTGAGGAGGCGATCGTCACCGCGGTCAACCTCAGGAGCGACGAGGGCGCGGTGGCGTTCTCCGGCGGCGTCGACTCCGCTCTCGTCGCCCACCTCGCCCGCCTCCCCTGCGTGGCGGTGGGGCTCGAAGGGTCGCACGACGTCAGGCGGGCCGCCGCAGCCGCCCGGATGATGGAGCTCGACCTCGATATTGTCACGCCGACAGAGGAAGAGGTCGCGGAGGCGCTCGCCCGGGTCGTCCGGGTCATCCCCGACCCGACGAACCCCCTCGAGGCCTCGATCGCGACGACTCTCTCCTTCGTCGCCGCGTGGGCGGAAGAGCGCGGCCATACCCGGATCCTCGCCGGGCAGGGGGCGGACGAGCTCTTCGGCGGCTACGCCCGCTACCTCACCTCCCCCGACCTCGCGGCGGAACTCGAACGGGACTTCGCCGACCTCGCCCGCCAGAGAACGCGGGATCAGGCGGTGGCGGGGCTTCACGGGGCATACTTCTCGATGCCCTACCTCGACATCCGGGTGGTGCGCGCCACCCGGGCAATCCCGGCCGCCGAGCGGGTGCGCGGCGGGGTGAGAAAACACCCCCTGCGCGAGGTCGCAGAACACCACATTCCCGCCGAAATCGCCCGGGCCGAGAAGAAAGCGATGCAATACGGGAGCGGGATCTGGAGAGCGATGCAACGGCTCGCACGTGACAATGGTTATAAAAAGTCGGTACAAGGGTACTTAACGGAGATCAGTAGGGCGGAACATGATTACTGA
- a CDS encoding cobaltochelatase subunit CobN, whose protein sequence is MGSQVDLHRLHRRIERKRPPTPFPLANVCSHENPWGLEEIGRRLLEAHERGLWDADPDVLEGLRAAYLEMEGWIEDRMGDAGGDVQGGEVRVVTVGDVKALRGAREKE, encoded by the coding sequence TTGGGAAGTCAGGTTGATCTTCATCGTCTCCACCGACGTATCGAGCGAAAGCGTCCCCCCACGCCGTTTCCGCTCGCGAACGTCTGCTCCCACGAGAATCCCTGGGGGCTGGAGGAGATCGGGAGACGGCTGCTTGAAGCGCACGAACGCGGCCTCTGGGATGCCGATCCGGATGTTCTCGAAGGGTTGCGGGCGGCGTACCTGGAGATGGAGGGCTGGATCGAGGACCGGATGGGCGATGCCGGAGGCGACGTCCAGGGCGGTGAGGTTCGCGTGGTGACCGTGGGGGATGTAAAAGCACTGCGGGGAGCACGGGAGAAGGAGTGA